One genomic window of Corynebacterium massiliense DSM 45435 includes the following:
- a CDS encoding PrsW family intramembrane metalloprotease: MPKTNLALLVILGGIGDALTVGKLVPQMASPAIALISAAFSALLFLVGYLLVRRHPGRPGQLDDPRRPVATWFLPAVAAGFAAEGLAVRHNNAWVDVKDSLGIDADNVLDLLLYSPPGEEVLKGCAVALVLGACVRLHRPIEAVPIGIAVGCGFEMVENSLFIGSGAVDNLDADVTGALTTIIQRASALPLSHSLYTGIAAWGVGQFLCRADRPLGRRLAALVGWFLLAIGLHVLHNSGSFLAQFGPAGGIAMLFLVILFPWVVAVWLYLRSRKIGRRQLPANAASEIDGVEAETAPDNVLRQRDLV, encoded by the coding sequence ATGCCGAAAACTAACCTCGCCCTGCTCGTCATCCTAGGTGGGATCGGTGATGCCCTCACCGTCGGCAAACTCGTGCCCCAGATGGCGTCGCCGGCCATCGCTCTTATCAGCGCGGCGTTCAGCGCACTTCTTTTCCTTGTCGGTTATCTGCTGGTGCGCCGGCACCCCGGTCGGCCAGGTCAGTTGGACGACCCGCGGCGTCCGGTCGCGACCTGGTTTCTCCCCGCCGTCGCCGCCGGCTTCGCCGCGGAAGGGCTCGCAGTTCGCCACAACAACGCATGGGTGGACGTCAAAGACTCTCTTGGCATCGACGCGGACAACGTGCTGGATTTACTGCTGTACAGCCCACCGGGCGAGGAAGTGCTCAAAGGCTGTGCCGTCGCTCTCGTCCTCGGCGCTTGCGTCCGCCTCCACCGTCCCATCGAAGCAGTACCGATCGGCATCGCGGTGGGCTGCGGTTTTGAAATGGTCGAGAATTCTCTTTTCATCGGCAGCGGCGCCGTGGACAACCTAGATGCGGATGTCACCGGCGCGTTAACCACGATCATTCAACGAGCATCTGCGCTCCCGTTGAGCCATTCCCTCTACACCGGCATCGCGGCCTGGGGCGTCGGCCAATTCCTCTGCCGAGCGGACCGGCCGCTAGGCCGTCGCCTCGCCGCGCTCGTTGGCTGGTTCCTGCTGGCTATCGGCCTGCACGTGCTGCACAACAGCGGGAGTTTCCTGGCGCAATTCGGCCCGGCAGGAGGAATCGCCATGCTGTTCCTCGTCATCCTATTCCCCTGGGTGGTTGCAGTCTGGCTCTACCTGCGCTCCCGTAAGATTGGGCGCCGACAGCTCCCGGCGAACGCCGCGTCAGAAATCGATGGCGTCGAGGCTGAAACTGCCCCAGATAACGTTCTTCGCCAGCGGGATCTGGTGTGA
- a CDS encoding HNH endonuclease signature motif containing protein, whose amino-acid sequence MNHYPDHSAQPSPLRIYAGVLADALALISACHGLSRAELIAHGLPDTTAKELHELANIYYGDTAYTRMRADTIQSIRANRHGLPALLEIERQASRVKGLLDKWKIRQHAAGLSGSARDIGTAARIYTNELKGPPAPPEEGCKLTRSQKGDVWSFKINASSKEVAEIEQHIKKPSDLIDLIRARDNAVGAAAAAASTAAHTVGTETTETGETTRDSEDAARPATDKVAMQHVTCTNCGCATEAKQVVSGLRTNVIVTLDELTEVLRDDGDDIILKMTNGATMKGKDLVTALLADAGLVTLVHPYHGPANLYRLSRLANEKQRLMAMAEMPTCAWPGCSHPADRAQVHHLKAWKFGGSTNPENLTIACPYHNGVNDDDPSKPRRGRLERVNGKIRRIPPWATTYQPAGATV is encoded by the coding sequence GTGAATCACTACCCGGACCATTCAGCCCAGCCCTCGCCACTACGCATTTACGCCGGCGTGCTTGCCGATGCCCTCGCCCTCATCTCCGCCTGCCACGGCCTTTCCCGCGCCGAACTTATCGCCCACGGCTTGCCCGATACCACGGCGAAAGAGCTCCACGAATTAGCCAACATCTACTACGGCGATACCGCCTATACCCGCATGCGGGCGGACACCATCCAGTCCATCCGCGCCAACCGGCACGGCCTGCCCGCCCTTTTAGAAATAGAACGCCAAGCCAGCCGGGTGAAGGGCCTGCTGGATAAGTGGAAAATCCGTCAGCACGCAGCCGGGCTATCCGGCTCGGCCCGGGACATCGGCACCGCCGCGCGCATTTACACCAACGAGCTCAAGGGCCCGCCGGCGCCACCGGAGGAGGGGTGCAAGCTCACCCGCAGTCAGAAAGGCGACGTCTGGTCCTTCAAGATCAACGCTTCGAGCAAGGAAGTCGCCGAAATAGAGCAGCACATTAAGAAACCGAGCGACCTCATCGATCTCATCCGCGCCCGCGACAACGCCGTCGGTGCCGCCGCGGCAGCCGCTTCCACTGCGGCCCACACCGTGGGAACCGAAACGACGGAAACGGGCGAGACCACACGAGATTCCGAAGATGCGGCGCGCCCGGCCACCGACAAGGTGGCGATGCAGCACGTCACCTGTACGAATTGCGGGTGCGCCACGGAGGCAAAGCAGGTGGTGTCCGGGTTGCGCACCAATGTCATCGTCACGCTCGATGAGCTCACCGAAGTCCTCCGCGACGACGGTGACGACATCATTTTGAAGATGACCAACGGGGCGACCATGAAAGGCAAGGACCTCGTGACCGCCCTGCTTGCCGATGCCGGTTTAGTCACCCTGGTCCATCCCTACCACGGCCCAGCAAACCTCTACCGCCTCAGCCGCCTGGCCAACGAGAAACAGCGCTTGATGGCCATGGCGGAGATGCCGACCTGCGCCTGGCCCGGATGCAGCCACCCGGCAGATAGGGCGCAGGTGCACCATCTCAAGGCGTGGAAGTTCGGCGGCAGCACCAACCCGGAGAACTTAACTATCGCCTGCCCCTACCACAACGGTGTCAACGACGATGACCCGTCGAAGCCGCGTCGCGGGCGGTTGGAGCGGGTGAATGGGAAGATTCGCCGCATTCCGCCCTGGGCCACCACGTACCAGCCAGCTGGAGCCACGGTCTAG
- a CDS encoding ATP-binding cassette domain-containing protein has product METMIECRGVAKRYSRSDVLRDVTFDVARGRVHALLGRNGAGKSTLFSILLGLIEPTAGEAIVRTDKVGASLNGPAFYGHLSARDNLRVHTALQGLPQSEADRVLELVGLKGTGRKKAKHFSTGMKARLALAQTLLGDPELLILDEPQNGLDPQGIADLRAILRRYAAAGHTVLVSSHQLGEVVHLADDATVIAHGTVRYTGALTDLAPSGQLEDEFFRLTAASAPDGDAA; this is encoded by the coding sequence ATGGAAACGATGATTGAGTGCCGGGGCGTGGCCAAGCGCTACTCGCGCTCGGACGTATTGCGGGATGTAACTTTCGATGTCGCGCGCGGTCGCGTACACGCGCTTTTGGGCCGCAACGGCGCGGGCAAGTCCACGCTCTTCTCCATCCTCCTCGGGCTCATCGAGCCCACCGCCGGAGAGGCGATTGTGCGGACCGACAAGGTGGGCGCCTCGTTGAACGGGCCGGCTTTTTACGGCCACCTTTCTGCGCGGGACAACCTGCGAGTTCACACGGCGCTGCAAGGCCTGCCGCAGTCGGAGGCCGACCGCGTCCTCGAACTCGTCGGGTTAAAAGGCACGGGACGGAAGAAGGCGAAGCACTTCTCCACCGGCATGAAGGCCCGGCTGGCCCTCGCGCAGACGCTGCTCGGCGACCCGGAGCTGTTGATCCTCGACGAGCCGCAAAACGGTCTCGACCCGCAGGGCATCGCAGATCTGCGCGCCATCCTGCGCCGCTACGCGGCCGCCGGGCACACGGTGCTGGTCAGCTCCCACCAACTTGGTGAAGTAGTGCACCTCGCCGACGACGCCACCGTCATCGCCCACGGCACCGTGCGCTACACCGGCGCGCTCACCGACCTTGCCCCGTCCGGGCAGCTGGAGGACGAGTTCTTCCGCCTCACCGCCGCGTCGGCACCGGATGGGGACGCCGCATGA
- a CDS encoding response regulator gives MAAIRVLLADDQPLLVKALATILNAQGDIRVIATAGTGEDAVDAAAAHTIDVAVLDIRMPSTDGITAARKILAAHPETKVIMLTTFNDESLVRSALAAGVHGFLLKDADPEVLTGAVRAVHNGEAVLASGVTGPVLAAYRAALHNDALSAAERQGLSLLTTREREILAAIARGRTNQEIAAEMVIAETTVKSHVSSLLRKLHARDRVALVLIAQRAGLLPR, from the coding sequence ATGGCCGCCATCCGTGTCCTGCTTGCCGATGACCAACCGCTCCTCGTCAAAGCCCTCGCCACCATCCTGAACGCGCAGGGCGATATCCGGGTGATTGCAACCGCCGGCACCGGCGAAGACGCCGTGGACGCAGCCGCGGCACACACCATCGACGTCGCTGTGTTGGACATCCGCATGCCGTCGACCGACGGGATAACCGCGGCGCGAAAAATCCTCGCGGCTCACCCGGAGACGAAGGTCATTATGCTGACCACCTTCAACGATGAATCGCTAGTGCGCTCCGCGCTGGCCGCCGGGGTCCACGGGTTCCTGCTCAAAGACGCGGACCCGGAGGTGCTTACCGGGGCGGTGCGCGCGGTGCACAACGGCGAGGCAGTCCTGGCCAGCGGGGTCACCGGCCCCGTTCTTGCCGCATATCGTGCGGCACTGCACAATGACGCGCTTTCCGCCGCCGAGCGCCAGGGGCTGAGCCTGTTGACCACCCGCGAGAGAGAAATCCTCGCCGCCATCGCCCGCGGCAGGACCAACCAGGAGATCGCCGCGGAGATGGTTATCGCAGAAACAACGGTGAAATCCCACGTCTCCAGCCTGTTGCGCAAGCTCCACGCACGCGACCGCGTTGCGCTGGTGCTCATCGCGCAACGCGCGGGTCTCCTACCGCGGTAG
- a CDS encoding sensor histidine kinase, which yields MESPLQRSGPFTLGNVLLAILFVLLGVALTLGSTDAITLAQALLTVCFALPALYLSKRPTASAVASCALLACWSVTFFAALPANYGLSPVLIMAPLSVYTTARHCTNRAIPRAALALTVVASVVSPAMWLIDAETFQLHYRTGSQFVDGLLTHWLVLGFAYLLGVYLRNRDHQRHMAMQRAQEAERELIARELHDVLAHSLTLIKVQANAGIVSNSTESLAEIRDTADAALADVRSLVSSLREGSVHVPTDVATVIDKFRAAGLGIDTHGLAADRPPLPAVTRLAHTRIITEALTNALRHQGPGTYVTITWAGGELSIRSRNRHPQPAGHHVGARKGLVGLAERAHSLGGTFHADGTAEDFHITATLPVKD from the coding sequence ATGGAGTCGCCGTTACAACGCTCCGGACCTTTCACGCTCGGCAATGTCCTGCTGGCCATTCTGTTCGTCCTCCTCGGGGTGGCTCTCACGCTCGGCTCGACCGACGCGATCACGCTGGCGCAAGCACTTCTCACCGTCTGCTTCGCTCTGCCCGCGCTGTACTTGAGCAAGCGACCGACCGCCAGCGCGGTGGCGTCGTGCGCTCTACTGGCCTGCTGGTCGGTGACCTTCTTCGCCGCGTTGCCCGCCAACTACGGCCTCTCCCCGGTGCTCATCATGGCGCCGCTGTCGGTCTACACCACCGCCCGACACTGCACGAACCGCGCGATCCCCCGCGCCGCGCTCGCTCTGACCGTCGTCGCCAGCGTGGTGTCGCCGGCGATGTGGCTCATTGACGCCGAGACCTTCCAGCTGCACTACCGCACGGGCTCGCAGTTCGTCGACGGGCTTTTGACCCACTGGCTCGTGCTCGGCTTCGCCTACCTGCTCGGCGTGTACCTGCGCAACAGGGATCACCAGCGACACATGGCCATGCAGCGCGCGCAGGAGGCGGAGCGCGAGCTCATCGCTCGGGAGCTCCACGACGTGCTTGCTCACTCGCTGACCCTCATTAAAGTGCAGGCCAACGCTGGTATCGTGTCCAATTCCACCGAGTCCCTGGCCGAGATCCGCGACACAGCAGACGCCGCGCTTGCCGATGTCCGCTCCCTCGTCTCCTCCCTCCGCGAGGGAAGCGTGCACGTGCCCACCGATGTGGCGACCGTGATCGATAAGTTCCGGGCGGCGGGTCTTGGCATCGATACGCACGGGCTCGCTGCGGACAGGCCCCCGCTGCCGGCCGTTACCCGGCTGGCGCACACCCGCATCATCACCGAGGCGCTCACCAACGCGCTGCGCCACCAGGGCCCCGGCACCTATGTGACCATCACGTGGGCGGGCGGCGAGCTGTCGATCCGCTCCCGGAACCGCCACCCGCAGCCGGCAGGTCACCACGTGGGCGCGCGGAAGGGGCTGGTGGGGCTTGCGGAACGCGCTCATTCCCTCGGCGGTACGTTCCATGCCGACGGCACCGCCGAGGATTTCCACATCACCGCGACCCTGCCCGTAAAGGATTAA
- a CDS encoding DUF418 domain-containing protein has translation MKRILGLDIARAVAILGMLADHFGPPWLMNWVQGWPSLMFAFLSGISLSLMWKRYPRSSIVIRGLVLTVLGVLLGSLGADMMIILSTLGVSFMLAALFIGARPKWLIGGSVAAIIVMPIVSFALRMFVFLPAGDEAGVFPRLDHFTSLEGIHMAVQGVLLDGIYPVATWLPVIGLGVGIGKLGIADMNRGRMALAGLGSAAASAAVALGALACGIKPAMLAMMDPQDIGIDHIGPDNFRLILSGLGTPMAPADLLFNDAHTGTMGDVALCVGISLMLLAACLWLGDRFGTALYPLIATGSCALTVYVGQVLASAGINRWLPDVTDVGAENLVPFAAYAGTAVVFCSLWKLYFRRGPLEEALHFVSTKGKAR, from the coding sequence ATGAAGAGAATTTTAGGGCTCGATATTGCCCGGGCGGTCGCCATCCTCGGGATGCTGGCCGATCACTTCGGCCCGCCGTGGCTAATGAACTGGGTGCAGGGCTGGCCGTCGCTCATGTTCGCCTTTCTGTCCGGCATCTCGCTGAGCCTGATGTGGAAGCGCTACCCGCGCTCGAGCATCGTGATCCGCGGGCTGGTGCTCACCGTCCTCGGCGTCCTCCTCGGATCACTGGGCGCGGACATGATGATCATCCTGTCCACGTTGGGCGTCTCATTCATGTTGGCCGCACTGTTCATCGGCGCCCGCCCGAAATGGCTCATCGGCGGCTCGGTGGCCGCCATCATCGTCATGCCGATCGTCTCCTTCGCGCTTCGTATGTTCGTCTTCCTGCCGGCAGGCGACGAGGCGGGAGTCTTCCCGCGCCTGGATCACTTCACCTCGCTGGAGGGCATCCACATGGCGGTGCAGGGGGTGCTGCTTGACGGCATCTATCCCGTCGCCACCTGGCTGCCGGTGATTGGGCTGGGAGTGGGCATCGGCAAGCTGGGCATCGCCGACATGAATCGCGGCCGTATGGCCCTGGCCGGCCTCGGTAGCGCGGCCGCGTCGGCGGCTGTCGCCCTCGGCGCCCTAGCCTGCGGCATCAAACCCGCGATGCTCGCGATGATGGACCCGCAGGACATCGGCATCGACCACATCGGCCCGGACAATTTCCGGCTCATCTTGTCCGGCCTGGGCACCCCGATGGCGCCGGCGGACCTGCTGTTCAACGACGCGCACACCGGCACCATGGGCGATGTTGCCCTCTGCGTGGGCATCAGCCTCATGCTGCTCGCCGCCTGCCTGTGGCTCGGCGACAGGTTCGGCACGGCGCTGTACCCGCTCATCGCCACCGGCTCGTGCGCGCTCACCGTCTACGTGGGTCAGGTGCTGGCCTCGGCGGGCATCAACCGGTGGCTGCCGGACGTGACCGATGTGGGCGCGGAGAACCTCGTCCCCTTCGCCGCCTACGCCGGCACCGCCGTCGTCTTCTGCTCGCTGTGGAAGCTGTACTTCCGCCGCGGCCCGCTGGAAGAGGCGCTGCACTTCGTGTCCACAAAGGGGAAAGCGCGATGA
- a CDS encoding alpha/beta hydrolase yields the protein MTKIAGWAVAAAITLVGLVALPAGSNAASFFLSVVLPTLAPWLAAAALGIAGLALWRNKKALALLAAAGAVLPVWAIAGQYVGASRAGVSLNLARAMAPGSMEASTPPQTVHGMQVYGAEAGKAKPIIFNVHGGGWKDDAEMPATLEELARAGFVVVRPTYPLADAEHPTFDAAPAALADAYRWVSEHPHEVGGDAGQIYVFGDSAGGGLGLNLAYRVAQGLDAGSTPRAVVALYPTVDLEAVEGVKSLGAFQAVRDYLGGSSAEHPERYREQDTATWLSPEAPPTLIIQGGRDTFVPPDSVRRFVDQARETGVDIDYVSVPAANHAFDVAARGSLGQQLVEKATARFFAGHEAAD from the coding sequence ATGACAAAGATCGCAGGGTGGGCGGTGGCCGCCGCCATCACGCTCGTGGGGTTGGTGGCCCTGCCCGCCGGCTCGAACGCGGCGTCGTTTTTCCTCTCCGTCGTCCTGCCCACCCTGGCGCCCTGGTTGGCCGCGGCGGCGCTGGGGATTGCGGGCCTGGCGCTGTGGCGGAACAAGAAGGCGCTGGCTCTCCTCGCCGCGGCCGGTGCGGTGCTGCCTGTCTGGGCCATTGCCGGGCAGTACGTCGGCGCGTCGCGCGCGGGTGTCAGCCTCAACCTCGCCCGGGCAATGGCGCCCGGGTCGATGGAGGCGTCCACCCCGCCCCAGACTGTCCACGGGATGCAGGTCTACGGCGCCGAAGCCGGCAAGGCCAAGCCCATCATCTTCAACGTCCACGGCGGCGGGTGGAAGGACGATGCGGAGATGCCCGCCACCCTGGAGGAGCTCGCTCGCGCCGGCTTCGTCGTCGTCCGCCCCACCTACCCGCTGGCGGACGCGGAGCATCCCACCTTCGATGCGGCGCCCGCTGCGCTTGCCGATGCCTACCGCTGGGTCAGCGAGCACCCCCACGAGGTGGGCGGCGACGCCGGCCAGATATACGTCTTCGGTGACTCCGCCGGCGGCGGGCTGGGGCTGAACTTGGCTTACCGCGTGGCGCAGGGGCTGGACGCCGGATCCACCCCGCGGGCGGTGGTGGCACTGTACCCCACGGTGGACTTGGAGGCGGTCGAAGGCGTGAAGTCTCTGGGTGCCTTTCAGGCGGTGCGCGACTACCTGGGCGGCTCGTCGGCCGAACACCCAGAGCGGTACCGGGAGCAGGACACCGCCACGTGGCTAAGCCCCGAGGCGCCGCCGACGCTCATCATCCAGGGCGGCCGCGACACGTTCGTGCCGCCGGACTCGGTGCGGCGCTTTGTAGACCAGGCCCGGGAAACTGGCGTGGACATCGACTACGTCTCCGTGCCCGCCGCCAACCACGCCTTCGACGTCGCCGCGCGGGGGAGCCTGGGCCAGCAGCTGGTGGAGAAGGCAACCGCCCGCTTCTTCGCCGGGCATGAAGCGGCCGACTAG
- a CDS encoding alkaline phosphatase family protein, translated as MIFNEPHHSTPSRRTVLKAGAAAAGASLLPPSLLQQIAHSAPAGSLDDLKHVIFLMQENRAFDHYFGSLRGVQGFGDDNALRQREGDRNVFAQKADGDETVLPFSIRQAAGRQSMNGENVDALNHDWDGGTAALNDGWCDNWIPAKTAATMAYYDRKDLPFQYELADTFTVCDQYFCSAPTSTSPNRNFFFSGTTGHEPLSPAERALDNRAYDAIHPGYDWPCLAEVLDEAGIDWRVYQEYDNYTDNNLEYFRYTKDVARKVFPAKYKHSAEEYYSALADGEDVPELDLSRLTDHERHIFDRALYRSELGTLTDRVARDIEKDALPTVSWLVASADECEHPSASSPRASANFIYRLLDALGNNPDVWKKTALIITFDENDGYFDHVVPPRPPRAEKDEWYRGTPVGLGNRVPTTIISPWTVGGYRCSEVFDHTSAAQFLEAWKGISVPTISAWRRRICGDLTSAFDFQQPKSYSPVGRPQPADPLEPRWKPEPPAADVAGMPEQEPGERPQRPLPYDLSAAVIPRAGGVDIILRNDGPAAANMLIYPFHAPKDDVMAYDVQGEERIAVDIDGDYDFTILGPAGFRIDAAGSAPAGGSGSSSASSSLFGSSHL; from the coding sequence GTGATTTTTAACGAGCCTCACCATTCCACCCCTTCCCGCCGCACCGTGCTCAAGGCGGGCGCGGCGGCCGCCGGCGCCTCCCTCCTGCCGCCGTCACTGTTGCAGCAGATCGCGCACTCGGCACCCGCCGGGTCCCTAGACGATCTCAAGCACGTCATCTTCCTCATGCAGGAAAACCGCGCCTTCGACCACTACTTCGGCTCCCTGCGCGGCGTGCAGGGCTTTGGCGATGACAACGCGCTGCGCCAGCGCGAGGGCGACCGCAACGTCTTCGCGCAGAAAGCCGACGGCGACGAGACCGTGCTGCCGTTTTCCATCCGCCAGGCGGCCGGCCGGCAGTCCATGAACGGCGAGAACGTCGACGCGCTCAACCACGACTGGGACGGCGGCACCGCCGCCCTAAACGACGGGTGGTGCGACAACTGGATCCCCGCGAAGACCGCCGCGACGATGGCGTACTACGACCGCAAGGATCTCCCCTTCCAGTACGAGCTCGCCGACACCTTCACCGTCTGCGACCAGTACTTCTGCTCCGCGCCGACCTCCACGTCGCCGAACCGCAACTTCTTCTTTTCGGGCACCACCGGCCACGAGCCGCTCTCGCCCGCCGAGCGCGCGCTGGATAACCGCGCCTACGACGCCATCCACCCGGGCTACGACTGGCCGTGCCTGGCGGAGGTGCTGGATGAAGCCGGCATCGACTGGCGCGTGTACCAGGAGTACGACAACTACACCGACAACAACCTGGAGTATTTCCGCTACACCAAGGACGTGGCGCGGAAGGTCTTCCCTGCCAAGTACAAGCACTCCGCGGAGGAGTACTACTCGGCGCTGGCCGACGGCGAAGACGTCCCAGAGCTGGATTTAAGCAGGCTCACCGACCACGAGCGGCACATCTTCGACCGGGCCCTGTACCGCTCGGAGCTGGGGACGCTGACGGACCGGGTGGCGCGGGACATCGAAAAGGATGCCCTGCCCACCGTGTCCTGGCTGGTCGCGTCCGCCGACGAGTGCGAGCACCCCTCGGCGTCCTCGCCGCGCGCGTCCGCGAACTTCATCTACCGGCTTCTCGATGCCCTGGGCAACAACCCCGACGTGTGGAAGAAGACCGCGCTCATCATCACCTTTGACGAAAACGACGGGTACTTCGACCACGTCGTGCCGCCGCGCCCGCCGCGCGCCGAAAAGGATGAGTGGTACCGCGGCACCCCGGTGGGCCTGGGCAACCGCGTGCCCACCACGATCATCTCGCCGTGGACCGTGGGCGGCTACCGCTGCTCCGAGGTCTTCGACCACACCTCCGCCGCGCAGTTCCTGGAGGCGTGGAAGGGCATTTCGGTACCCACAATCTCCGCCTGGCGCCGCCGCATCTGCGGCGATCTCACCAGCGCCTTCGACTTCCAGCAGCCGAAGTCGTACTCCCCGGTCGGCCGGCCGCAGCCGGCCGATCCGCTCGAGCCGCGCTGGAAGCCGGAGCCGCCTGCCGCAGACGTAGCCGGCATGCCGGAGCAAGAACCCGGCGAGCGCCCGCAGCGGCCGCTGCCCTACGACCTGTCCGCCGCGGTCATCCCACGTGCCGGCGGCGTAGACATCATCCTGCGCAACGACGGCCCGGCCGCCGCGAACATGCTCATCTACCCGTTCCACGCCCCGAAGGACGACGTCATGGCCTACGACGTGCAGGGCGAAGAGCGCATCGCGGTCGACATCGACGGCGACTACGACTTCACCATCCTCGGGCCCGCGGGCTTCCGTATCGATGCCGCCGGCTCCGCGCCCGCCGGGGGCTCCGGCTCCTCGTCCGCGTCGTCTTCCCTGTTCGGCTCTTCCCACCTCTAG
- a CDS encoding alkaline phosphatase D family protein, protein MSQCFNRRSFLQIAGVSAAAVAAGISAPANAQSSSLSSSLSSHPGSAGGEDLFGLGVAAGSPRHDSMILWTRLAPNPLADDGHGGMTGGDVTVRWEVATDGDFRDIVKRGEALAQRELAHSVHPQVDGLEPATEYFYRFEVEGNVSPVGRFKTLPAPGADVDKFTFTVASCQAWYHGHFTAWKHIVDEPDLDLTVFVGDYIYEYAIEEGDNLLRQGATVTDAFKAKVETLEQYRLRYSLFKSDKHLQAAHARAAMAVVWDDHEVENNYAGVISEVGTRAEHFLYQRAAAYRAFYENLPVAPPALPDGPHNRIYDSFDVGSLIRFNLVDTRQYREEASETASILGAEQEEWLYNQLETSPAQWNIVVNSVVVVPIADSIDQWDGFPAARERLIDHLSRVSDPVVLTGDIHQHCAADIQTADGDPVGVELVATSIASDGDGFAGSKSKEWLEKPYVKAMDKRRGYIKVDVTRDHLDFEFVVVPWIERDDTAPRETAFAFRTQAGEHTLRELK, encoded by the coding sequence ATGTCCCAGTGTTTTAACCGACGTAGTTTCCTGCAGATCGCGGGCGTTTCCGCCGCCGCGGTCGCCGCGGGCATTTCAGCGCCCGCGAACGCGCAATCCAGTTCGCTGAGCTCATCGCTCAGTTCCCACCCAGGTTCCGCGGGCGGCGAGGACCTGTTCGGCCTCGGCGTGGCCGCCGGATCCCCGCGCCACGATTCCATGATCCTGTGGACCCGCCTCGCCCCTAACCCGCTTGCCGATGACGGCCACGGCGGCATGACCGGCGGCGACGTCACCGTCCGCTGGGAGGTGGCTACGGACGGGGACTTTCGGGACATCGTCAAGCGCGGCGAGGCCTTGGCCCAGCGCGAGCTCGCCCACTCGGTACACCCGCAGGTAGACGGGCTCGAACCGGCGACCGAGTACTTCTACCGCTTCGAGGTGGAGGGCAACGTCAGCCCCGTCGGGCGTTTCAAGACGCTGCCCGCCCCGGGCGCGGACGTGGACAAGTTCACCTTCACGGTCGCCTCCTGTCAGGCCTGGTATCACGGCCACTTCACGGCGTGGAAGCACATCGTGGACGAGCCGGACCTGGACCTCACCGTCTTCGTCGGCGACTACATCTACGAGTACGCCATTGAGGAGGGCGACAACCTCCTGCGCCAGGGCGCGACCGTGACCGACGCGTTTAAGGCGAAGGTGGAAACGCTCGAGCAGTACCGCCTGCGCTACTCGCTGTTCAAGTCCGACAAGCACCTGCAGGCCGCGCACGCCCGCGCCGCGATGGCCGTGGTGTGGGACGACCACGAGGTGGAAAACAACTACGCCGGCGTCATCTCCGAGGTGGGCACCCGCGCCGAGCACTTCCTCTACCAGCGCGCCGCGGCCTACCGCGCGTTCTACGAGAACCTGCCGGTCGCGCCTCCCGCGCTTCCCGATGGCCCGCACAACCGCATCTACGACAGCTTCGACGTCGGCTCGCTCATCCGCTTCAACCTGGTGGATACCCGCCAGTACCGCGAGGAGGCCTCCGAGACCGCCAGCATCCTGGGCGCCGAGCAGGAGGAATGGCTGTACAACCAGCTGGAGACCAGCCCGGCGCAGTGGAACATCGTGGTCAACAGCGTCGTGGTTGTCCCCATCGCGGACAGCATCGACCAGTGGGACGGGTTCCCGGCCGCCCGCGAGCGGCTTATCGATCACCTCTCCCGCGTCAGTGACCCGGTTGTGCTGACCGGCGACATCCACCAGCACTGCGCGGCGGACATCCAGACCGCCGACGGCGACCCGGTCGGCGTGGAGCTGGTGGCCACCTCCATTGCGTCCGACGGCGACGGCTTTGCCGGCAGCAAGAGCAAGGAGTGGCTGGAAAAGCCGTACGTGAAGGCGATGGACAAGCGCCGCGGCTACATCAAGGTGGACGTCACCCGCGATCATCTGGACTTCGAGTTCGTGGTCGTGCCGTGGATCGAGCGCGACGACACCGCCCCGCGCGAGACCGCGTTCGCGTTCCGCACCCAGGCCGGCGAGCACACGCTCCGCGAGCTGAAGTAA